Below is a window of Lacrimispora xylanolytica DNA.
TGCTGTCTGTTATCTCCGCCTTTTCCGCTTCCGCTCATAAGCTGCAGGTAGTCGATGATGACGACACTAAGACCGTATTCCAGCTTCATCTTCCGGCACTTGGAACGAAGCTCCATAATGGAGATTCCAGGGGTATCGTCGATGATCAGCTTGGAATTACCAATGACTCCGATTCCTTCTACTACGGCATCCCAGTCCGTATCGGAAAGGGTTCCCGTTCTTAGCTTCTGGGAGTCTACGTTGGATTCCATGGCAAGCATACGGTTTACCAGCTGCTCCTTTGACATCTCCAGACTGAATACCATGGCTGGAAGGCCTTTCTTAACCGCCACATGGTCTACCAGGTTCAAAACGAAGGCAGTCTTACCCATGGAAGGACGGGCCGCAATTAAGATGAAGTCAGAGGGCTGCAGGCCTGAGGTCTTATAATCTAAATCAATAAATCCAGTAGGAATACCTGTAACGGTTCCCTGGTTTTTCGAAGCTTCCTCGATCTTTTCCAGTACATTCATGGCAACCTGCCGGATTGGAACAAATTCCCCGGAATTACGGTTCTGTAACAGATTGAAGATGGTCTTTTCCGTATAAGCCATTATGGTTTCCAGTGGCTCTTTTCCTACGTAACATGTATTGGCAATCTCTTCATTGACCTTAATGAGACGCCTTAATACCGCCTTATCCCTTACAATATTAGCATAGGACTTTACATTGGCGGAGGTAGGTACTGTGGTAATGATCTCCCGGACGAACTCCAGGCTGGATACCTCAGGCGGTACATCCTTTTCCTTTAACCGGTTTTGTAGAGTTACTAGATCCACGGGCAGGTTCTCATTAAAAAGCTCCAGCATGGCCTCAAACATGATGCCATACTGGTGCTGATAAAAGTCTCCTGCGGTTACGATCTCGGAAGCTGAGATAATGGCGTCCCGGTCCATCAACATGGAACCAATGACAGACTGTTCTGCTTCTATGCTGTGGGGGAGCACCCGCTTGATCAGGGCGTCATCCATGGTTTTGCCTCCTAGCTTTCTATTACCTTAACAATCAGTTTTGCAGTTACTTCTTTATGAAGCTTAATGGGTACTTCGTGAGAGCCAAAGGTCTTAAGTGGCTCAGGAAGAACCAGCTTCTTTTTATCAATATCAAGTCCAAGCTGAGTTTGAATGGCCTGGGATATCTCCTTGCCTGAAACGGAACCAAACGCTCTTCCGCCCTCTCCTGCCCGGATAGACAGTGTGATGGAAAGCTCTCCTAACTTCGCTGCAAGCTCTTTGGCAGCCTCTAACTGCTCTGCCTGGATCTTAGCTTCGTTAGCCTTCTGAAGCTTTAAGTCATTTAAGTTCTTTGAAGTTGCTTCGATTCCAAGCTTCTTTGGGAGAATGAAATTTCTAGCATATCCATCGTTCACCTTAACGATTTGTCCCTTTTTTCCTAATGCCTTTACGTCTTCTAATAATACAATATCCATTATGATATGTCTCCCTTCTCTAACATCTCTTTGATAACCGCTTTTAAGCGGGTTTTTGCTTCTTCAATGGTCACATCCGCAAGCTGTGCGCCTGCTATGGTACGGTGGCCTCCGCCTCCCAGCTTTTCCATCATGACCTGGACATTTACCTCGTCAATGGAACGGGCGCTCATAAACACCGTATTGTTATAATGTGACATTACAACGGATGCCTTAATGCCTGCTATATCAAGAAGCTCATTGGCCGCCTGAGCCCCAATGACCGTAGGGCTTCCAATTCCTTCCGACGGGCAGACACTGATTGCAAAATATTTTTCAAAAATCTCTGCCTCACGAACTGCTTCTGCTTTTGCCTTGTAATCATCAAGATCATCCCGAAACAGCTTTCTCACACGGACCACATCAGCTCCGTTTCTCTTAAGAAATGCCGCCGCTTCAAAGGTTCTGACTCCAGTCTGATTGGTGAAATTATGAGTATCAATGACGATTCCCGCATACAGGGCGTCTGCCTCTGCAGACTTAATCTTAATTCCATCCGCAATATACTGAAGCACCTCCGCAACCATCTCACAGGCTGAGGAAGCGTATGGCTCCACATAGGATAAGACTGCATTGTCGATGATCTCACTGCTTTGTCTGTGATGATCCAGAACCACAATGGTCTTTACCATGCGTAAAAGCTCAGGGGCATCGGTAATGCTGGGACGGTTTACATCCACAACCACCAAAATGGTGTTGGCGTCCACAAGCTCTGCTGCCTTTGCTCCGGTGAGGAACAAATCATCGGGATAATCGGGATTTCCAATAAACCGGTCCTGCAAGGGACGAACGGAAGTGGTTACTTCATTAATAATGATGTGAGCCTTTTTATTCAGGGCTGTTGCAATACGGTAGATACCAACTGCGGCTCCAAAGGAGTCTACGTCTGTGAGCCGGTGCCCCATGATTAAGAGCCTGTCTTTGGTTTCCATAAGCTCTCTTAAGGCATGAGCCTTGACACGGGCTTTGACACGGGTGGTCTTTTCTACCTGAGGTGCCTTGCCTCCAAAGAACTGAATCCGCTCCCCATCCTTTACAACGGCCTGATCACCGCCACGGCCCAGGGCCATATCAATGGCGATTCTGGCAAAATCATAGTTTTTGTAATACGTGTCCCCGTTCATTCCAAGTCCAATGCTTAAGGTCACTGCCATCTCATTGCCGATATTCACGCCTTTTACTTCTTCTAAAATGGAAAAGCGGCCTTCTTTCAGCTCCGGAATATAGGACTGCTTAATGGCAATAAAATACTTATCTTTTTCCAGCTTCTTCACAATACCATTCATGTTGGTAATGTACTTTGTAATCTTACGATCAATGAGCGCCGTAAGAAGGGAGCGGCGGACTTCTTCCACGCTCTCTAAGGCTTCCTCATAATTATCCAGATAAATGAGTCCTGCGACCATCTTTTGGTCATCGACCATCTGCTTGTAAGTAAGGATCTCAGTCTCATCAAAAAGATAGACCGCTACAAGGGTCTCTCCCGCAGCATCCATATCCACGGCCTGACCGATTCCGTGAGAAGAGCCTTCCATGGTCACTGTCTTTAAATGAATCTTATATTTTCGGTCATTTAAGGTTGCATGAAGTTCCGCTGTTCCGTTACTCAGCTTAAGAGCTTCTTTTGTTATCTCTGGAAATATGGTGGTTATGTTCTTTCTTGTTACCTTAAGAGGCTTTTCCTCTCCCAGGACTTCTGAAAGCGCCGCGTTCCCCCATAAGACACGCCCATTCTCATCTGCGATTCCGTAGGGAAGCTCCAGATCGGTAAGAAAATTCTTCTGCATCCAGGAATATTCTGCGGAAAATTCCACAAGGCCTCCAAGCAGACGCTGCCTTCTGTAAGCGTAAAGCCAGACTGCAAGCCCCGTATACAAAAGCGTGAACAGGGCCATGATGATCCCTGCCTTTGCACTGACTGCACCTATGATCATATTCGCAATGATCCAAAGCGCACTCAGATAAAGCGGCCACTGCATATAGGCTCTCAGCTGCCCCCTTATTTTAAACTTCTCTTTCATATCTTTCTCCTTATGGAAAAAAGGGTCTTTTTTCACTATTTCCTTATTATAACATAGGAAAATGGGTTCGTCCATTAAAAGAAAACCCACCCTGGCAGAGACAAACAAAGGAAATACGATTATTCTCCAATGCCATATTCCACAATATACTGATCCACAATGTTTTTAATCTGGGGCTTTTTATAAGGTTTGATGATAAACCCGTAAGCCTTAATCTTCCACGCTTCCAGAGAAAAACCGGGGATTCCGGAAAGCAAAACTACCTCCGGCGGATTCGCCAGCTCATAAAGCTTGGCTGCTAAGGTAATGCCGCTGATATCTGGCATCACAACGTCAGAAAATACCAGTTGTACTGGATGTTCCTTTATATACTGCATGGCTGTAACAGCATCGCTGAAACTGCCTAATAGTTCGACCTCTTTCATCTCTTTTAAAATTCTGGTTATTTTATCTAATAATTCCTCCGAATTATCAATTGCTACCACTTTGATGCCCATAACGCCTCCCAGGTTATTCGTGTAAATTTTCTATTTGTAATAGGAATAATATATATTATACATAGTTTCTACCATTGTATCAATGAAGATGTATTTCTTTATTATTTCCCTATGATTCATTGGCAAACAGCATTTTATTGATAAAAACAATGATTGTCCCAATACAAATTGAAAAAGGCAATTGGAGGTTCCTGGCCCATTATGATAAGATTATAACAATAAATATATACAAAGGAGTGTTTGAATATGGAAATGAAAAAAGAGGTCAGTGTAGAAAAAATCAAGAAAGAGGCAGAAGAATTATATCGTGGTGGTTTTTTCTGTTCAGAAGCTGTTGTTTGTTCTATTCGAGATAATTTTGAACTTGACGTTCCAGATACGGTCATTTCCATGGCTTCCGGGTTTCCCATTGGAATTGGACGCTCCAAATGCGTATGCGGGGCAGTATCCGGGGGAGTGATGACACTTGGACTTTTCTTTGGACGAACAAAACAAGGTGACCCAAAAGTTGAAAAAAACCTTTTATTAGCCAATGAACTTCATGATTATTTTAAAACTGCCAACGGAAAGAACTCTCTTTGCTGCCGTGTACTCACAAGAGGATTTGATATGGGAAGTGGGGAACATAAGGAGCAATGCATTGCATTTACCGGATTGGTTGCTGAAAAAGTAGCACAGATTGTCATACGGGAATTTAATCTTGTAAATACAGATGAACTTGTGGCAGCGAGGTGACTTCATGACTGACTTCATCAAACGAGTGCCAATTCCAATGTCTGGAGTTATGCTTGGTTGTGCGGCTCTGGGCAATTTACTTCAGAGCTATTCCAATGGCCTTCGCTATCTGTTTGGAATCATATCATTTCTTCTATTGATGCTGCTGGTACTTAAAATAACAATGTATCCTTCTGATGTTAAGAAGGATTTAAAGAATCCAATTATAATGAGCGTTTCGGCTACATTTCCTATGGGGGTTATGCTGCTATCAGTTTACATAAAGCCTTTTTGGAGTCCATTGGCTTTAATCCTCTGGCTTTTGGCCATAGCACTTCATCTCCTTCTTATATGTGCCTTTACTTATCGATTTATGAGAAAGGTGAATCTTAAGAATGTATATGTCAGCTATTTTATTGTATATGTAGGGATAGCCGCTGCAGGTGTTACTTCTCCAGCTTACCAAATGACGCTCATTGGTACTGCCGCCTTCTGGTTTGGATTCATCAGCTTCCTTGCTTTACTTCTATTGGTTGGATATCGTTATGTTAAATATACTGAGATACCAGAGCCTGCCCAGGCATTGTTTTGTATTTTTGCAGCACCTGGAAGCTTGTGCCTGGCGGCTTACCTACAATCAGTGGAAAATAAGAGTCTGATCCTTATAATAGGACTTGCCATACTTTCTTTTCTATTATATGTCCTTGTACTGACACGGCTAATTCCACTATTGTGCCTGCCATTCTACCCAAGTTATTCTGCCTTTACATTTCCATTTGTTATCAGTGCCATTGCATCGAAGCAGACGGCAGGCTATCTGGTTAAAAATGGGTTAGAAATTTCAGTCGTACAGTCAATCATATGGATTCAGACTATTGTTGCTGTAATACTTGTCTGCTATACTCTTTTGCGATACACTATGTTTTTATTACAGATTAAGGCAGCACCTGTGAACACACAGACGGCCAGATAATCCATAGTTACTTCACAAAAAAGTTCATGATATCCTGTCTCATGCTAAGGGGCATACGTTTCTTGGGATATCCAGTTCGGAATAACATCTGTATGGTGCCATCTTTTGGAGCGTACTTTTGCTTAAACTTGGTATATAAGTGGTTCATTTCCGGATATTCTTCCAGAACCTGACTGAGTGGCTGCATAGCTAGACCCATGGTATGTCCTGTGAGCACAAGCCGGCTGTAAATCATTCCGCTCCTGACCTGGGTTGCCCGGTCGTTTCTTTCGGTTACAATCATAACGTAGGCTGGAGCGTTTTTGGCGGAGGTCATAGTTGATTTAATAAAGTTCTGGCTGGCCGCCTTTCCTGAATTGAGGGACGGGAACATCGTGAGCATTCCCTGCAAAACTGGTTTCATAAGGCCACTTGTTCCCTGCCCTTCCACGGAAAAACCGTAACGGTACCTATTTTTCTGATGTTCGTTGGCACGGAATATGGTATTTGTTTCTTCCATCACCCGGGGAACTCCTGCTTCCATTATGGCACTTTCGATAACACAAGCTGTAATGTAAGAATGATCGGATTGCTCCTTATATACCTTTACTGAAATATCAGATGTATCAGAAGCTGATTCCAGACTGGAAATCTCATATGGAGAAAGCTCATGGTCCCAGTAAGGCATTCGGTTTGTATCTGGCATGTACATGGCGTTATAAAGCGGAGCTTCCTCTTGTTGAGCGCTTTCTAAGGTAATTTTTGCCACCGGCAGAGTATCCATGCTATGAAGTAAATTTTCTTCGTCATACTCTCCATTGGGAAATAGCTTAATCTTTACCTCCCATCCCTCTTTTTCACCTGCCACTGAAACGTATTCTAAAAAGGTTCCCTGAGATATCATCATCTGACGAAACTCTGGATCTACTTCTTTTGTAATGCGCTCAGGGTTGGCATAGAGATAAAACGACAAGGAATCGATAGGGTCAAGCCTTAAGGTCCAAGGCTGCATGTTATGTCCGCTTGACGCTAAGATACCTCTTGCAGCCAGACGGATTCGTGGATCATTATAATTGTTGGAGTATTCCTTTGACCATGGTTTTAAATATTCTTGCTTCATGAAACCTCCACTGATAATAAAAAGTGCGATGAATAGAACTATGATGGCCACAGCAAGGGAAAGCAGCCCATTTGCCACGACATCAGAGGATTTATCTCCCTTCATGTTATATTTCTCCTTTTACGCCAATTAAATGCATCACCATATGGAAGGAATCCGTAACAAAGTCTTCGGGGGAGACGTTATGATACACTTTTAGATAATCCTTTTTTCTTTCTCTTGTATTAAATACTCCCACAGTAAACGCCCATAAAATCATAGCTGTCTTTTCGCTGTCAAGTTCTTTTCTCACACTTCCCTCTTCCTTACCTCGATCCAATGATTTGGAGAGATAACTAAAGATTTGTTCACCCAATTCATAGCATTCATGGATTGCGGCATCTTCTACACCGGTATATTGGTCACAATCCTTTGTTTCATATTCCATGATGGCTTTAAAGTATGGGGCGCACTCCTGGCTGAACTGATAAAAGGATAAGAAGATGGTACGCAGCTCATCCAAGGCGTTCACCTGTTTTTTTTCTTTAAAATTATTTTCCAGCTTTGCAATCAGCAGGCGATATCCTCGTATCATAATTTCAAAATAGATTTGTTCCTTGCTGCTAAAATACATATAGATCGTTTTTTTCGTAAATCCAGCTTCTTTTGCAACGTTATCCATAGAAGCATTCTCAAATCCTTTTGAAAAAAAGACTCGTTCTGCGGCGTCAATGATATGACCTTTCCTCAATTCTTTTTCCTTCATGCTGTGTTCTTTTCGTCCCATGATACCACCTTATATTGCTGCATTTATTTTAAGTATACTAACAGTTTACTTAATATGAATATATGCCTTATTTACTCATTTGTCAACCAATCATAATTATTTATTTTTCATTTTTAAAATTCTTGATAATTATTAATCTAAGAATAATGATATAGCCTTGGTGAACATTTTTTGGCATCGTCTTTTACTGGCTTGTTTTATTTAGATATTCTTCCAGGCAGATACCTCTTTTGTATATTTCAGCTGCCGCTTCCTTTCCAACATAACGGTAATGCCAGGGTTCATGGATTACCCCGGTTATATCCGTCTTGTCGGCTGGGTAGCGAAGAATGAATCCAAATTTATAACTATTCTTTCTGAGCCATTCATAAACGTCGTTTCCAGTGGATTTCATTTTGTCTGCATTGATATCCACTGATAAACCAATTTGATGTTCACTTGTTCCTGGAACGGCAACCCACTCCTCGGCTTTGGTCCTGGCCTCTTCCTGGGAGTGTCCTTTCCCTTTGTATTCAGCAATCTTTTCTTTCATCAAGCTTTTTTGCCTCATTTCAGTTCTATATCCAGACGCTGCAATGGGATAGATGTTTTCACTTCTGGCTGCATCGAACATTTCCTGCAATTCAGGATAGATCCGTTTGTCTACTGATTGTCCATTTGTTAATTCCATTAGTTCCACTTCATAATTATCTGGAATGGTATTCCACTTATTAACTAAAATTAAGTTCCATGGGGTTTCCTCACTCCTGGTATTAGGAGCCGGGATATTGGTATTAATTGCATGGATGGGAGGCATCTGCCACTCTTTACTGCCAAGCGGATTTTTATCCTTTATCAAGCCAAAAGCGGTTACTGCCATTGCAAGGCAACCGCATAGGAATAAAAAGGTGGGAATTCTTCTGAACCTGTTTTTACGCCTTGCTTGTCTGCGGGGTTTATATCTATCAACATTATGGTTATTTACTTCCTGTTTCATGGTAATCTTCCTTTCTCATTTGGATCAAAACTCATATAAAAAGCTCCTGTTTCGTAATTATCTTACCAAACAGGAGCTTTTGTGATTTTAATATTTTGTTGTTTAAATCCTAAGAAAATCCTAATACCAAGTGGATAGAACCTAAAGGGACTGGGGCAGGGTAACCGTGAATATGATGGTTTTATTTTCACTTTGCGCAGTTATGCTGCCACCATGCAAGGAAATAATTTCTTTTGCTATGACTAGACCTAAGCCAGCTCCCCCAGTGTTTGAAGTCCGGGCTTCGTCAATTCGGTAAAACTTTTCAAAAATTGCAGAAAGTTTTTCCTGTGGAATCGTGTGTCCTTTATTATGAAATGAAATAACTACCTCATTTTCTTCTTCCATAGCTGAGATGATGATATCCGTATTTGGATAGCTATATGCTATTGCATTTTTTAATATGTTATTGAAAACCCTTGCCAGGTTTCCAGGATCTCCATAAGCGGTTAGATTCTCATCTGCCTTGAGGGTGACTGTATTTCCTTTTTCAGATAGAATGGGGGTGAGCTCATCTATTAATTGTACCAGCATGTAGTAAAGGTCTATCTTTTCTTTTTCTATTTTAATTTGCTGGAGATTATAGCGTGTTATTTCAAAGAATTCATTGATCATCTTCTCCAAACGGTACGCTTTATCCAGGGTTATGTGCACATACTTTGCCTTCTGCTCCAGGGGCATATCAGGAGCTTCCTCTAATAAACTTAAATATCCGATCACCGATGTAAGCGGGGTTCTTATGTCATGGGCTAAATACATAACCAAATCATTCTTTCGCTGTTCGGCGATCTGGACATCTAAGGCCCGTTTTTGAAGGGTTCGCTTTACTGTGTTCAATTTTAGTTCAATGGCTGACATTTCTGCTGGCAAGGAGATAATCCTATCCTCTTCTAGTAACGCGTCAATTCCTTGATTGATTGCATTAAAATACTTTGTAAACCAGTTAAGGAAAAATATTAGAAATACAAAAAATACGAATACAATTCCGATCACCCAAATCAACTCCGCATAATCGCGAAATATATGACGGTATATATAGAGTGCATCGCCATATTCCATCCCAAGGATTTTTTGTAAGATGGAAACAATGGCGTCTCCTCCTTTTCCACTCCATAAGGTCTTATACAAAACAAATATAATTAGAAAAGCAAATACCATCATTCCTAGAAACCGGAAAAACAATTTATATTTTAACTGAAAATAGTCCGCTTTATACTTATCCTTCAATTTTATAACCCACTCCCCATATGGTTTTAATATACTTTGGTTTATCTACCGTATCGTTCATCTTCTCTCTCAGATGACGAATATGGACCGTAATCGTGTTGTTACTTTTGCTGTAATACTCGTCCTGCCAAATCTTATGAAATAATTCCTCTGCACTGACTACATTTCCTTTATTCTCTAAAAGAATGCGAAGAATCGAAAATTCCGTGGGAGTCAGAGCGAGTGGTCTTTCATCCAACGTGCACTCGTGGGTCTTAATGTCCATCAACAAACCGGAATGGGCAATTACAGACTCCTCAGATTCCGTGGAATGAGATGGATTGTATTTTTTATATCTACGTAACTGGGCTTTTACTCTTGCTACCATCTCAAGGGGGCGAAAAGGCTTTGTAATATAATCATCTGCTCCTAATGTCAAACCTGTTATTTTATCAATCTCTTCATCTTTTGCTGTCAGCATAATAATTGGGTAGGTGTGCTGCTCCCTAATCTTCTGACATAGCTTAAATCCACTCATATCCGGCAGCATGACATCTAATATAGCAAGATCAAGTACTGTGGTTTCAATACAGGCAAGGGTATCTCTTGCTGAATAAAATTTATAAACCGTGTATCCTTCATTGTTTAGATATAGTTCCACTAAGTCCGCAATTTCTTGTTCATCGTCTACAATCAGTATCTTTTCCTGCATATCTTTGATTCTCCTTTCCATGGTTATGGAGGACAGCTTATTTTATCAGTTTTCCAAACGCTAATTATCATTTTTTTACTGAGATATTATTAAGATTTCCCTAACATTATATACTTCACCCACAATATTATCAAGAAACAAGGGATTTAGTAGGGGCTTGCTTAAATGCTATTAGGTAGCACTTGGTATGTCTGTCTCATAAATTATGACTTTTGCATACTATGTCTTTGTATAGCAATTTTAAAAAACAGGGGGTATATTATGCAAAATGTTGTGACAGACCCAATGAGTAAATATCAGACAAAGCTCCCTCTCTCTTTTGTTAAAAACAGCGGGCAGGAAGATAGCAGAGTCACTTTACTACAAACTATAAAGGACGGCGTTTTTTCTTTTCTTCGGATCGGATCACTTCAGTGGAACTAGAACCCATAGATGAAACAGTACCAGAAAACCCTAGAAATGGCGTAGCCCTGGAGCTTTCCTTTATAAATGCAAATACAGGTCTGACACCAGAGGGCGTTTCTCAGCAATCAGGCTATCACCATTATCTTAAAGGAAAAGACTCGTCAAAAAGGAGAAATGGTGTTCCTCATTACAAAGAGCTTCGCTATCCTGCTGTCTGGGAGGGCGTGGATTTAGAGTTATCGGCAAGTTTAAATGGCATGAAGATGAACTGGGTTTTAAACGAGCCAAGCAGAGTTTCCTCCATTCGCCTTCATTGGGCAGGTCTAACCTCCTCTACCGAATTTCCCGCCACTCCTGGTGCATACCAGACATCTTTAAATGGAACCAGTGATGCGTTTGTGATCAAGACAGGTTTTGCATTTTACCGTCAGGCTTCCGTTGAATAAAAGGATTGATCTAGGGGATTTAAGAATAAAAATTAAGAGGTGTTTATTATGCAGAATATTGTCACGAATCCTTACAATGAATATAGAACAAAACTCCCTCTCTCCTTCGTCAAAAATAATGGGCAGGAAGATATCAGGGCTCACTTTTCCACAAACTACAAAGGACGGCGTTTCTTCTTTTCTTCTGACAGAATTACTTCTGTGGAGCTGGAACCTGTGGATGAACCCATACAGGAACCAGATGATCTCATAGAGTCACCAATACCATCAGGAATACCTCGAAACGGTGTTGCTGTAGAACTTTCATTCGTAAATGCAAATCCCACCCTTACTTTAGAGGGAGTATTACCCCAACCAGGGTACCACCACTTTTATAGGGGAAATGACTCTACAAAATGGAGCAATGGCATTCCCCATTATAAAGAACTTCACTATCCCGCTGTCTGGGAGGGCGTTGATCTGGAGCTTTTGGGTGGTCAAGAAGGCTTGAAGATGAACTGGGTTTTAGATGGTCCGGACAGAGTTTCTTCTATACGATTACACTGGGCAGGAGCCGACAGTCTGGAACTAGACGCCGCAGGAAACCTACTTGTGCATCATGCTTTGGGGACATTGACTGATTTGGCTCCCATTGCCTATCAGGAAATAGATGGGGAAAGAAAGCCAGTGGATTGCGTTTACCGGTTATATGGAAGCTTTGATCTTGGTTTTGAGCTGACAGGTAGCTATATTGAGAATACTCCACTTATCATTGATCCAATCTTAATGTACGCCACCTACCTGGGTGGCAGCTTAACAGAAAATGCAAGAGGTATTGCTGTAGATACTCAGGGCTGCGCTTATGTTACGGGAACTACTACTTCCGTTGATTTTCCTATAACACCTGGCGCTTTCCAGACCACCGCTGGAGGTGTGAATGATGCATATGTTACTAAATTTGCCAGCGATGGCAGCTCCCTTATATATTCCACCTATCTGGGAGGCAGTAATGGTGCTTCTGCCAACTCCATTTTCTTGGATACACAAGAATGCGCTTATATTACAGGTTCAACAGGTTCCACCGATTTCCCCATTACCCCAGGGGCATACCAAACGACACCTGGTAGCTTATATGTTACTAAACTTGCGCCAGACGGGGGAAGTTTAATTTACTCTACCTATTTAGGTGGCACAGTTAGTGGGTCGTCTAGTAACGGCATTGTAGTTGATCTTCAGGGGCATGCTCATGTTGCAGGATATACCTCTGACACTAATTTTCCTATTACTCCAGGTGCATTTCAAACTACGAATTTGGGCCTCTCTGGTAGTGGATTTATCACCAAATTTTCCACTGACGGAGGAAGCCTTATCTACTCCACCTTCCTGGGGGGTACTGGTCAGGATATTATTAATGACATTACTGTTGATACTCAAGGTTACGCTTATGTTACAGGCGCTACCAGTTCTACCGATTTCCCTGTAACACCAAGCGCTTTTCAAACAACGTTCACAGGAAGTTCCACATTTATAACAAAACTTGCCCTTGATGGAAGTGCTCTTATTTACTCCACCTTTTTGTCTGGCACTAGCAACTCCTCGGGCCGTAGCATTTCTGTAGATACTCAAGGTAATTCTTATATTACAGGACGGGTTGACGGACCTGGTTTTCCTGTAACAGCTAACGCTTTTCAAACAACCTATGGAGGAGGAGCAGCAGATACCTTTGCCACCAAGTTATCTCCAGGCGGGGATAGTCTTATTGCCTCCACGTATTTAGGTGGAACGGTAGCTGATGTTAATTATAGTGGTGCGATTGACATGCAAGGCCATATTTATGCGGCTGGATACACCACTTCGCCCAACTTTCCATTAACCCCGGAAGTAATACCTTCTGTCCCCGGGGGTATATATATCAGCATTTTTTCCGCAGATTTGGCAAAACTTCTA
It encodes the following:
- a CDS encoding DHH family phosphoesterase — translated: MKEKFKIRGQLRAYMQWPLYLSALWIIANMIIGAVSAKAGIIMALFTLLYTGLAVWLYAYRRQRLLGGLVEFSAEYSWMQKNFLTDLELPYGIADENGRVLWGNAALSEVLGEEKPLKVTRKNITTIFPEITKEALKLSNGTAELHATLNDRKYKIHLKTVTMEGSSHGIGQAVDMDAAGETLVAVYLFDETEILTYKQMVDDQKMVAGLIYLDNYEEALESVEEVRRSLLTALIDRKITKYITNMNGIVKKLEKDKYFIAIKQSYIPELKEGRFSILEEVKGVNIGNEMAVTLSIGLGMNGDTYYKNYDFARIAIDMALGRGGDQAVVKDGERIQFFGGKAPQVEKTTRVKARVKAHALRELMETKDRLLIMGHRLTDVDSFGAAVGIYRIATALNKKAHIIINEVTTSVRPLQDRFIGNPDYPDDLFLTGAKAAELVDANTILVVVDVNRPSITDAPELLRMVKTIVVLDHHRQSSEIIDNAVLSYVEPYASSACEMVAEVLQYIADGIKIKSAEADALYAGIVIDTHNFTNQTGVRTFEAAAFLKRNGADVVRVRKLFRDDLDDYKAKAEAVREAEIFEKYFAISVCPSEGIGSPTVIGAQAANELLDIAGIKASVVMSHYNNTVFMSARSIDEVNVQVMMEKLGGGGHRTIAGAQLADVTIEEAKTRLKAVIKEMLEKGDIS
- a CDS encoding Acg family FMN-binding oxidoreductase; translated protein: MKGDKSSDVVANGLLSLAVAIIVLFIALFIISGGFMKQEYLKPWSKEYSNNYNDPRIRLAARGILASSGHNMQPWTLRLDPIDSLSFYLYANPERITKEVDPEFRQMMISQGTFLEYVSVAGEKEGWEVKIKLFPNGEYDEENLLHSMDTLPVAKITLESAQQEEAPLYNAMYMPDTNRMPYWDHELSPYEISSLESASDTSDISVKVYKEQSDHSYITACVIESAIMEAGVPRVMEETNTIFRANEHQKNRYRYGFSVEGQGTSGLMKPVLQGMLTMFPSLNSGKAASQNFIKSTMTSAKNAPAYVMIVTERNDRATQVRSGMIYSRLVLTGHTMGLAMQPLSQVLEEYPEMNHLYTKFKQKYAPKDGTIQMLFRTGYPKKRMPLSMRQDIMNFFVK
- the rplI gene encoding 50S ribosomal protein L9; this encodes MDIVLLEDVKALGKKGQIVKVNDGYARNFILPKKLGIEATSKNLNDLKLQKANEAKIQAEQLEAAKELAAKLGELSITLSIRAGEGGRAFGSVSGKEISQAIQTQLGLDIDKKKLVLPEPLKTFGSHEVPIKLHKEVTAKLIVKVIES
- a CDS encoding TDT family transporter, with protein sequence MTDFIKRVPIPMSGVMLGCAALGNLLQSYSNGLRYLFGIISFLLLMLLVLKITMYPSDVKKDLKNPIIMSVSATFPMGVMLLSVYIKPFWSPLALILWLLAIALHLLLICAFTYRFMRKVNLKNVYVSYFIVYVGIAAAGVTSPAYQMTLIGTAAFWFGFISFLALLLLVGYRYVKYTEIPEPAQALFCIFAAPGSLCLAAYLQSVENKSLILIIGLAILSFLLYVLVLTRLIPLLCLPFYPSYSAFTFPFVISAIASKQTAGYLVKNGLEISVVQSIIWIQTIVAVILVCYTLLRYTMFLLQIKAAPVNTQTAR
- the dnaB gene encoding replicative DNA helicase, with the protein product MDDALIKRVLPHSIEAEQSVIGSMLMDRDAIISASEIVTAGDFYQHQYGIMFEAMLELFNENLPVDLVTLQNRLKEKDVPPEVSSLEFVREIITTVPTSANVKSYANIVRDKAVLRRLIKVNEEIANTCYVGKEPLETIMAYTEKTIFNLLQNRNSGEFVPIRQVAMNVLEKIEEASKNQGTVTGIPTGFIDLDYKTSGLQPSDFILIAARPSMGKTAFVLNLVDHVAVKKGLPAMVFSLEMSKEQLVNRMLAMESNVDSQKLRTGTLSDTDWDAVVEGIGVIGNSKLIIDDTPGISIMELRSKCRKMKLEYGLSVVIIDYLQLMSGSGKGGDNRQQEISEISRSLKALAREMNAPVIALSQLSRACETRQDHRPMLSDLRESGAIEQDADVVMFLYRDDYYNKDTDMPNIAEVIIAKQRNGPIGTVNLVWRPEYTKFANMARQ
- a CDS encoding LytR/AlgR family response regulator transcription factor, with amino-acid sequence MGIKVVAIDNSEELLDKITRILKEMKEVELLGSFSDAVTAMQYIKEHPVQLVFSDVVMPDISGITLAAKLYELANPPEVVLLSGIPGFSLEAWKIKAYGFIIKPYKKPQIKNIVDQYIVEYGIGE
- a CDS encoding C-GCAxxG-C-C family protein encodes the protein MEMKKEVSVEKIKKEAEELYRGGFFCSEAVVCSIRDNFELDVPDTVISMASGFPIGIGRSKCVCGAVSGGVMTLGLFFGRTKQGDPKVEKNLLLANELHDYFKTANGKNSLCCRVLTRGFDMGSGEHKEQCIAFTGLVAEKVAQIVIREFNLVNTDELVAAR